A genomic stretch from Deltaproteobacteria bacterium includes:
- a CDS encoding AMP-binding protein yields the protein MYDASAFCAGMLLGHGVRGLPVPTTADAIAPAVEALVAKGLAPRTIVCCPLMHGTGLWIGAMVTLHLGGTVILLEGTHFDSDELFGTVERERATDLVIVGDAFAKPMLRAIEEAEARGKPWNLGSLAMIASSGVMFTSEVKQALLRRHDMMLFDIMGSTEGGMGSNITTRANATETAKFNLNPNVKVFADDGREVAPGSGEIGMIATTGNVPIGYYKDPEKSERTFRTVNGVRYSFPGDYASVAADGSITLLGRGSACINSGGEKIFPEEVEEVVKLHPAVYDCLVVGVPDERFGEAVTAVASLRPGSSAGEADVLSSCRGKLSAYKLPKRVLFVDVVQRAPNGKADYKWAKEHALATLGIARR from the coding sequence ATGTACGACGCCAGCGCCTTCTGCGCGGGGATGCTGCTCGGCCACGGCGTGCGCGGCCTGCCGGTTCCGACCACGGCCGACGCGATCGCGCCCGCGGTCGAGGCGCTCGTGGCCAAGGGCCTCGCGCCGCGCACGATCGTCTGCTGTCCGCTGATGCACGGCACCGGGCTCTGGATCGGCGCGATGGTCACGCTGCACCTGGGCGGCACCGTGATCCTGCTCGAGGGCACGCACTTCGACTCGGACGAGCTGTTCGGCACCGTGGAGCGCGAGCGCGCGACGGATCTGGTGATCGTGGGCGACGCGTTCGCCAAGCCGATGCTGCGCGCGATCGAGGAAGCCGAGGCGCGCGGCAAGCCCTGGAACCTCGGGTCGCTGGCGATGATCGCGTCGTCCGGCGTGATGTTCACCTCCGAGGTCAAGCAGGCGCTGCTGCGCCGCCACGACATGATGCTCTTCGACATCATGGGCTCGACCGAAGGCGGCATGGGATCGAACATCACCACACGCGCGAACGCGACAGAGACCGCGAAGTTCAATCTGAATCCGAACGTGAAGGTGTTCGCTGACGACGGCCGCGAGGTCGCGCCGGGCTCGGGCGAGATCGGCATGATCGCCACCACCGGCAACGTGCCGATCGGGTACTACAAGGACCCGGAGAAATCCGAGCGCACCTTCCGGACCGTGAACGGCGTGCGGTACTCGTTCCCCGGCGACTACGCGAGCGTCGCCGCCGACGGCTCGATCACGCTGCTCGGGCGCGGCTCCGCCTGCATCAACTCCGGTGGCGAGAAGATCTTTCCGGAGGAGGTCGAAGAGGTCGTGAAGCTCCACCCCGCGGTGTACGACTGTCTCGTGGTCGGAGTTCCGGACGAGCGCTTCGGCGAGGCCGTGACGGCGGTCGCGAGCCTGCGCCCGGGAAGCTCCGCGGGCGAGGCCGACGTGCTCTCGAGCTGCCGTGGCAAGCTCTCGGCCTACAAGCTGCCCAAGCGCGTGCTCTTCGTGGACGTCGTGCAGCGCGCGCCG